AATGGAAGTCTCTTCAACTTCTCATAAGCATGGAGCTTGTATGAAGAAGACAAGCCTTTGGATTATTTCATGGACTTGTCATTGGccaaacatagaattaataCAAATGAATTTTAGAGGTGCCCAAATGGTATATGGGCTTTTATGTTGTACTATTAACCTAATCACATACACGAGTTGAAATCAAGAAAGATAAGAGGTTTTAATATGGTTCAATGATCATTAATGCAATCTTTATGTCCGACAGATACAAAGAAGTCCAAATTAGCCTACATTTCACTAAGCTTACTATCTTTAACTCTATCCAAACCTTACATTGCATATATCACACAGAGAAGGCCCTATTAGTCTTGAAATTTGAATGACATAAACCTAAACCAACCATACCAAATATAACATAGTTTGAAACAACAATAAGACACATAttttagaaaagagaaaaacaaaatttcttcGATATGCAATTTATGTATTCTTTCACAATAAGTATCCATCTTATGTTCTTTTGTTTGCATTATTTGCTACATTAATTACTTGAATATTGATCGACCAATCAAAACATTTTCACTTTTTGTGTTAAATTAGGCGGTAGAGTTGACTCAAAAATTATTGAGTCAATATGGGGCAATGTACATTGTGATGAGACATCTTTTCCTacttaattaaagaaaaagtgatTTAACTTAAAAGGAGACAAGACCATATACCTTTATAAACTTATCTTGATCATGACTTACATAATCTTGcaaaaagagaggaagaaaatgaatCCAATGGGTTGAACAAAAAAGGATGTTCTTGATAGTGGATGGTTCAATAAttcaatttagaaaaatgatgtgGTATCATATAATTACATATCGAGCTTACAATAATCATTGAATATATAAAAGTATTATATTCAAGTATAAAACAGTACATACAAAGAAATAAgacctaaatataaaaaataagactcAATTggtacaaaaacaaaacaacaaggCAATTTGCAAGGTTTAATAAGATTAGTTACAAGTTTCAAAGTAATAAAGTCCTTAAGTGCGTGATGTTTTATGATTGGGCTATATATTAGGTACACCCCTCAACTTAGTCTAGTAAAAAAGACTCAAAGAATTTATCAGAAAAATTTGTTCATTTACTTGTAACTTTCGTCCTAGTTTATTTCAAATAAGAGTACCAATTTTTATCGGAGATTATACTAAGAGAGCGTTGTTTAAATCATGCAGgttgaagaaagaaatgaaCTAGGTTTAACTACTCTTGTTTGGCTTGAGAGAAAATAGGGTTGGATGCTATTAAAAAAGGGTGATGGCCTTGTGAAAATGCATTCTTAGAAGTAGCACATACAAAGAAATAGTAAATATAGTACTATAGAAAAAGCTTAATCAAAGTGGATTATCCCAAATGAATGTTGGAATTCACaaggaaaaaggggaaaaaagaagagaaaattggggcttgtttgaaaaatttttaaaaataattttctgttattcaaaacaaaaaacacatcaaatatatatgataataaaaaaaaactatattttgttttcacttctTAATAATAGAAACAAGGGTGTTTtctaataacattttttagttgtttcatcttattttcacttgatttttgataactatttaaaaaaataattatacaaacatatagaatgattaaaaataaaacactagatatataaattattttaaaatattaaaaacatgttaaaaatgttttaaattttcaaacagatttttgttttacaaaaatttaaaaataaattttaaaaattgttctcaaaaattattttttaaatcaatgatGTAACATACCTTGATTTCTCCCCAACAATGATGGAGGTATATATGTACTTGAAACTTAAAAGCTCTCAAAGTTGGAGAAAGCCtataaagcaaataaaaaatatattgggTTGACCTCTCATTTTAGTTTAAGGCTAAGGTAAAGGGTTAAGTCAAGGCATGGCACCATGTTAGAGAAGATATTATTAAGCTGACTTTCAATATGTTAAGTGATGTAAGCTCAATGATGCATGAAATgtaatataatatcaaatttttataaaaaagtttaatttcatattctaattaattttttaataagatggTTAAACCCTTTGGCCCATGTATATATAGTAGAGGAAAATGAGGAACATCACCATGATAATGAGTTGTTCCAATCAAATGTATTTATCAACTGCCAGTAGCTATTTGTGAGGCATCTTTCAAACTTTGGAATCAGGCTGCACAGTTGCCACAGGGAGAAGGGATGAAAGCTATGCatcaaaaaaaaacaaaggaaaatgctATACCTCAATACTCCACTTTATATTCCACATACCCTTTCATTTTCCATGCATCTTTCCTCATCTTTCCCCAAAAAAATGTAATGGAAAacatgagaaaaagaaaaagaaaaagaaaaagtagagtcgaaaaaatgaagaaaataaaaattaataaattatttataaacactaattcaaaaatttcatttattttaattcttttatataaagattaaataactttaaaatatataaaattttaactaattttcattatatttgattttttttatattttttataccaCAATCaagtataagaaaatattttttaatatttttttctttccttagtacttttagggaatcaaattaacataattttagGTTTTGCTTGGATctcaaaaaattcaaaggaaagaaaatataaaggaaaaaagaaggaaagataaaataaaagaaaataaaaaataaatttaaagttaataaattatttttgtatgttacttaaaacttatttaatttattttaattctttaatataaagatgaaataatttgaaaatgtataagtttttaactagtttttattatatttgattttttaaaaatatttttgtaatataatttgagaaaaattatttttttagcattttttcgAAACCAAATATAGGCATAAAAATTTTgatcatttaattcaataaaaagggGTAAAGGGATGACTTTAAAACATTTCAGGAGGAGTATGTCCCTACTAAGTTGGATTTCATTTTAGGACTTCATTGAGATGAAACTGTAATTGAAACAGAggattctacaatttttttttttgcagaatCAACGGTAAGGAGTTGTGAAACCTGTGGCTCAAACAAGATTCCTTATCCTCTAAGCACTGGATCAAAGTGTTGTGACCCCATGTACTCCAGTTTCAGTTGTGACAATGTCACAGGCCAAGTCTTGTTCAAGGTAGCCGAGAGTGGCTACCGAGTAAGTAGCATCAATCCACAGGCTTCAAATTTGTAATCCAACTGAAATCTGAAGAGATGAAATATGCAGATTGTAGTTCTCGGAGTCTCATCGCCCAAATTCCACTACCAGACCCGCCTTTTCACATGACTGGGGCTTGCAATGCCTCAGAAACTGACAAACTTAGCTCCAAGATGTCATTGAAAAATAGTGTTGAAATAGAAATCAGTTGGGATCGACCTCCAGAGTCTGTGTGTACCTCACAAGCAGATCGTAAGGATCGACCTAATTGAACCTGCAAAACACGAGATGACATGAGAAAGTGCTTTTGCAATGAAAACTTCAAATGGGATGGCTCCAGTTTAAATTGCACACAAGGTGAGGACTGGGGATGCTTTTCACCGAGTATATTCCTAATTTTGCTCTCTGGATACGTGAGAAGTTAAAGACAGtgccttatttttctttggttttggtCATTTAAGCTTCTTTTTCATTGAAAGACACAGTTGTTAGTAATGACAGATGCGTTGCCTTTGTTTCAGAATATGGCAATCTTGCCAAGACTCCAAAACCTGCTAATCAGAAGCCGTTATTATCATATCTGGCAATTGTGGTAGGCATACCAATTGCTGTTGCGCTAGTTGCACTTGTATGCATCATTGGTTATATGACTTATTTGTGCAAAAAAGCCATCACAAACAGGAAAGGTAATCTTTGTGCCACATGCACTACTATATAACTCGTAAGTCTTTTCTTTTCAACACGGCACATTGAGAATATTTCAGGGTCTTCTATGCAAAATCTTCTGTTTTTGAGTTCAGAAAACAGAACAACTCCTGCAGTTCACTTGTATGATAGTGAGAGGGGTGCGAAACACTTAATAGACTCAGAGCAATTCAGAGAAgaagataagaaaggaattgatGTATCGTTTTTCCACTTAGAAGACATACTGGCTGCTACAAATAACTTTTAGATGCAAATAAGCTTGAACAAGGGGGTTTTGGGCCAATTTACAAGGTAATAGTCCTTAATTTCCACATAGCTCTCATTTTCAACTGTTCTGGTCATATATGATTAATGCATATGCACTGTGGCTTCCAGGGCAAGTTTCCAGAAGCGCAAGAGATTGTGGTAAAGAGACTCTCAAGAGCTTCAGGACAAGGCCCCAAGGAATTTAAGAATGAGGTGTTAATTGCCAAACTTCAGCATCAGAACATGTTTAGACTTTTGGCTATTGTATTGAAGGAGATAAGAAGATCTTACTCTATGAATATATGTCCAACAAAAACTTAGACTCCTTCATATTTGGTTTGTCTCTAAACCTGCCTAAAAGTCCTTTGCTTTTTTCTGGTATCATAGACATTATATAGATATCTGACGTTTGCTTTCCAATACCTTGCAAAATCGAACTCTATGCATGTTACTGAATTGGGAGAAGCGGTTCAACATCATTTTGGGAATTGCTCAAGGACTACTTTATCTTCACCAAGATTCAAGATTGAAGATTATTCGTAGAAACTTGAAAACAAGCAACATTTCTACTTTTATGATGAGATGAATTCTAAAATATCAGACTTTGGTTTGGTAAGAATTTTTGACAAAGCAAGTAGAGCAAGCACAGACAGTAGTTGGAACTTATAGTATTGCATATTGTGTATGGAAAAAAGCAAACAGTTGCATAATTGCATTCCCAATTAactgagaattgtttttaactGGTTCAATGCAGTGGCTATATGTCTCCAGAGTATGCATTGGATGGATTTTTCTCAGAAAAGTCTGATGTCTTTAGCTTCAGTGTTATGGTACTTGAGATCACCAGTGGGAAG
The window above is part of the Vitis riparia cultivar Riparia Gloire de Montpellier isolate 1030 chromosome 12, EGFV_Vit.rip_1.0, whole genome shotgun sequence genome. Proteins encoded here:
- the LOC117926022 gene encoding G-type lectin S-receptor-like serine/threonine-protein kinase At4g03230, which gives rise to MRKCFCNENFKWDGSSLNCTQEYGNLAKTPKPANQKPLLSYLAIVVGIPIAVALVALVCIIGYMTYLCKKAITNRKGSSMQNLLFLSSENRTTPAVHLYDSERGAKHLIDSEQFREEDKKGIDVSFFHLEDILAATNNF